The following are encoded in a window of Cydia strobilella chromosome 1, ilCydStro3.1, whole genome shotgun sequence genomic DNA:
- the LOC134755725 gene encoding probable DNA mismatch repair protein Msh6 encodes MSKRNSVGPSNTLFNYFTKTPPANKKAKPVQNGDGTPDLDSLKKEIEVKIENKKRERQVTPSPEVKEEVHSDGDEPIAPKKRKRIRLNPVDSDDSDTENKVDNIIETPKEKTALGKKLNDSFKYEAIQTPKGTSKSSKKPAATNGPAIPPKTETADELPVNDDGNWVHCKLDWLRPDKIRDANKRKPDHPDYDPSTLFVPTEFMNNQTPAHRQWWQMKTSHYDCVLFFKVGKFYELYHMDAAVGVNELGFSYMKGDFAHSGFPESAYARMANTLVSKGYKVARVEQTETPDMMQDRCKKLGQTSKFDKVVRREICQVTLRGAHAAGLQDPGPAEPGADYMLCVAEEESNGISTYGVCFVDASIGLFHLGQFKDDKHSSRLLTTLAHFPPALIVYDRRSTTARTSKLLGTHCHRARREPQVLWPPEKTLKTLAENYYKTNADGDWPEGLKPFLHEGDALGLTPAPNCYLAIKALGGCVSYLSQCLLDIQVLGMSQFESFVPPDVLNKTLSQELKVENKWEGGSTMVLDAITLRNLRIVQDEGCLYDKLNFCATAMGKRLLYQWVCAPSCNLAVIKERQEAVKELFENQELSQDAKNILTTLPDLERLLAKVHTLGNLKRSTSHPDSRAIFYEEKTYSKRKVLDFIAVLNGFQSALKLVELFDDAESGMLKKLTKFSPHGKFPDYRDTLKFFKEGFNQSEAEKEGRILPGAGVDPEYDNTLQLIDNIQKELKEYLAEQEKYFKCRLKYVGTDKKRYQIEVPESATKRATSDYHMEGARKGFKRFSTSETKDLLARMTAAEDQKRDVLKDLSRRMFEKFSSNHAYWDAAVQCVAVLDILLALAEFARQQSGDVCLPSVTFDPEQKPFINIVDGRHPCIPVAEFIPNDTNLGGEAALLLLTGPNMGGKSTLMRQMGLLTVLAHLGSYVPASEYSLSVVDRVFTRLGAADDILSGQSTFLVEMNETAAIVKHATVHSLVLLDELGRGTSTYDGTAIASGVCVELAERGCRVVFSTHYHSLVHHLASHPGVVLGHMACMVETDESTADSDDHIPEETITFLYKLSPGACPKSYGFNAARLAGVPREITRRAHQISKNLEKEATCVRAFRDIVKLDDGKQIRELLAALSI; translated from the exons ATGTCTAAACGCAACAGCGTTGGACcttcaaataccctatttaacTATTTTACTAAAACACCGCCCGCCAACAAGAAGGCGAAACCCGTACAAAATGGAGACGGAACTCCAGACCTCGActcattaaaaaaagaaatagaaGTTAAAATTGAGA ataaGAAACGCGAGAGGCAAGTCACTCCCTCTCCAGAAGTGAAGGAGGAAGTACACAGTGATGGTGACGAACCTATCGCTCCTAAGAAACGGAAGAGGATCAGATTGAATCCTGTGGATTCCGATGATTCTGATACGGAAAATAAAG TAGATAACATAATTGAGACCCCAAAGGAGAAGACAGCACTAGGGAAAAAACTGAATGATAGTTTTAAGTATGAGGCGATCCAGACACCAAAGGGCACCAGCAAGAGCTCAAAGAAACCAGCTGCAACTAATgg GCCAGCCATACCACCAAAAACTGAGACAGCAGACGAGTTGCCGGTCAACGACGATGGCAACTGGGTGCACTGCAAACTGGACTGGCTCCGGCCTGACAAGATTCGCGACGCCAACAAGAGGAAGCCAGATCATCCGGACTATGATCCTTCCACTCTCTTTGTGCCAACGGAGTTCATGAATAATCAGACTCCT GCTCATCGTCAATGGTGGCAGATGAAAACATCTCATTACGATTGCGTTCTTTTCTTCAAAGTCGGCAAGTTCTACGAATTGTACCACATGGACGCCGCGGTCGGGGTCAACGAACTCGGATTCTCATACATGAAG GGTGATTTCGCTCACTCCGGTTTCCCGGAGAGCGCGTACGCTAGAATGGCCAATACGCTGGTGTCTAAAGGGTATAAAGTAGCTCGAGTTGAGCAAACGGAGACGCCTGATATGATGCAGGATAGGTGCAAGAAAC TGGGTCAAACCTCAAAGTTCGACAAGGTGGTGCGTCGAGAAATATGCCAAGTGACGCTACGTGGCGCGCATGCGGCCGGTCTGCAAGACCCGGGCCCGGCCGAGCCTGGCGCGGATTACATGCTGTGTGTAGCCGAGGAG GAAAGCAACGGGATCAGCACATATGGCGTGTGCTTCGTCGACGCTTCAATAGGGTTGTTCCATCTGGGACAATTCAAGGACGACAAGCATTCCTCAAGACTTCTTACTACTCTGGCGCATTTTCCGCCCGCACTA ATCGTATACGACCGTAGATCCACCACAGCGCGTACATCAAAGTTACTCGGCACACATTGCCACCGCGCACGACGCGAACCTCAAGTATTATGGCCACCGGAGAAGACTCTTAAAACGCTTGCGGAAAACTACTACAAGACCAACGCCGATGGGGATTGGCCGGAGGGATTGAAGCCTTTCCTGCATGAAG GTGACGCCTTAGGTTTAACTCCAGCCCCAAATTGCTACCTAGCGATCAAAGCCCTAGGCGGCTGCGTGTCCTACCTCTCCCAATGCCTCCTCGACATACAAGTACTAGGCATGTCGCAGTTCGAGTCCTTCGTGCCGCCCGACGTGCTAAACAAGACCTTATCGCAAGAGCTCAAGGTCGAGAATAAGTGGGAAGGCGGCAGTACCATGGTGTTGGATGCTATCACGTTGAGGAATTTGAGGATAGTACAGGATGAGGGGTGTTTGTATGACAAGTTGAATTTTTGTGCCACTGCTATGGGTAAAAG ATTGTTATACCAGTGGGTATGTGCGCCAAGCTGCAATTTAGCCGTTATAAAGGAACGCCAGGAGGCTGTCAAGGAGTTATTCGAGAACCAAGAGCTGAGTCAAGATGCGAAGAATATACTTACTACATTGCCAGATTTGGAACGGCTTTTGGCGAA AGTGCACACCCTCGGCAACTTGAAGCGCTCGACATCGCACCCCGACTCACGCGCCATCTTCTACGAAGAGAAGACCTACTCCAAACGAAAAGTCCTCGACTTCATCGCCGTGCTCAATGGATTCCAGTCTGCACTGAAACTTGTTGAGTTATTTGATGACGCAGAAAGCGGAATGTTGAAGAAATTAACGAAGTTTAGTCCGCATGGAAAGTTTCCGGATTATAGGGACACGTTGAAGTTTTTTAAG GAAGGATTCAACCAATCCGAAGCCGAGAAAGAAGGTCGCATCCTGCCCGGCGCGGGCGTCGACCCCGAGTATGACAACACACTGCAACTTATTGACAATATACAGAAAGAGCTCAAGGAGTATCTGGCTGAACAGGAGAAATACTTCAAGTGTCGG TTGAAGTACGTGGGAACCGACAAGAAGCGTTATCAGATAGAGGTACCAGAAAGCGCTACGAAAAGGGCAACTTCTGACTACCACATGGAAGGTGCCCGAAAAGGGTTCAAGAGATTCTCTACCAGTGAAACTAAG GACCTCCTAGCCCGTATGACGGCAGCCGAAGATCAAAAGCGCGACGTCCTGAAAGACCTGAGTCGTCGAATGTTCGAGAAATTCTCCAGCAACCACGCGTACTGGGACGCCGCCGTGCAGTGTGTTGCGGTTTTGGACATACTACTGGCTTTAGCAGAGTTTGCGAGGCAGCAGAGCGGGGATGTTTGTCTGCCGAGTGTTACTTTCGACCCGGAGCAAAAG CCCTTCATAAACATAGTAGACGGGCGGCACCCGTGCATACCCGTCGCGGAGTTCATCCCCAACGACACGAATCTGGGCGGAGAAGCCGCGCTACTTCTGCTGACGGGTCCCAACATGGGTGGCAAGTCTACACTCATGCGGCAGATGGGTCTACTCACTGTTTTGGCGCATTTG GGTTCATACGTCCCAGCGTCAGAATACAGCCTAAGCGTAGTGGACCGCGTGTTCACACGGCTCGGCGCGGCCGACGATATCCTGTCGGGGCAGTCCACGTTCCTCGTGGAAATGAACGAAACAGCAGCTATTGTCAAGCACGCCACCGTGCATTCTTTGGTGCTGTTGGATGAACTTG GCCGCGGCACGTCGACCTACGACGGGACAGCGATAGCGTCGGGCGTGTGCGTGGAGCTAGCCGAGCGCGGGTGCCGCGTGGTGTTTTCTACGCACTATCACTCGCTCGTGCATCATCTGGCGTCGCATCCTGGAGTTGTGTTAGGACATATG GCGTGCATGGTGGAAACGGACGAGTCCACAGCGGACAGCGACGACCACATCCCCGAGGAGACCATCACGTTCCTGTACAAGTTGTCCCCCGGCGCGTGTCCCAAGTCGTACGGCTTCAACGCCGCGCGCCTCGCCGGCGTACCCCGCGAGATCACACGCAGGGCGCACCAGATATCCAAGAACCTCGAGAAAGAGGCGACGTGTGTGCGCGCTTTTAGGGATATTGTGAAGTTGGACGATGGTAAACAGATTAGGGAGCTGCTAGCGGCTTTGAGTATTTAA
- the LOC134755839 gene encoding UDP-glucosyltransferase 2-like: protein MAKIVLSSLVLVALLHLCGGYKILLVFPLPGKSHHILGAGYAKHLLEAGHEVTYATPFPTNKTTAKYHEIDLSKSVEYFNKHSASILNLKAIIEKEISGDVLSSLPVFIDMLKCSFDNENLVNFLSDTSKEFDAVIVEWLFTDAFAGIASLYNCPLIWSSSMEAHWIVLQLIHEPSNPSFNPNVLSTTIPPFTFFERVANLFTMAVFKAAKYFYLLPRETALYDEFYTPLFAKRGRQLPPYEEVLYNGTFVLTNSHTSLSQPISVPPNVKEIGGYHIDPNTKPLPANLQKIMDEAKHGVIYFSMGTNAKSKDWPDSLKKEFLEVFGGLKQTVLWKFEEQLPNLPKNVHILEWAPQQSILAHPNIRLFITHGGLLSTTETVYFGVPTIVMPYGADQRVNALRAVNKGYAKMVDLSYEMAGDMKVAIEEMLTSTKYSEKVKELSKLYHDRPVPPGAELVHWVEHVVRTRGAPHLRSPALLLPWYQKIYLDLLALVVLALYVIKVVLKLLCRKGNIKVPITKKKTN, encoded by the exons ATGGCAAAAATAGTGCTATCTTCTCTAGTTCTGGTAGCTTTATTACACCTATGTGGCGGCTACAAGATATTATTAGTTTTCCCGTTACCTGGAAAAAGTCACCACATCCTTGGGGCTGGTTATGCCAAACATCTGTTGGAAGCCGGACATGAG GTTACATATGCAACCCCGTTTCCAACGAATAAAACGACGGCAAAGTATCACGAAATTGATCTAAGCAAAAGTGTAGAGTATTTTAACAAACACA GTGcttcaatattaaatttaaaagctaTTATCGAGAAGGAAATAAGCGGCGATGTATTAAGTTCGCTACCCGTGTTCATAGACATGCTTAAATGCAGCTTTGACAATGAAAACCTTGTGAATTTCCTCAGCGACACTTCGAAGGAGTTTGATGCTGTTATTGTAGAGTGGCTTTTCACCGATGCTTTTGCCGG GATTGCGTCCCTGTATAACTGCCCTCTGATCTGGTCGTCGTCCATGGAGGCACACTGGATAGTGCTCCAGCTGATACACGAGCCTTCAAACCCCTCGTTTAACCCAAATGTGCTGTCTACCACGATCCCACCATTTACGTTCTTCGAGCGTGTTGCCAACTTGTTCACCATGGCTGTGTTTAAGGCTGCAAAATATTT CTACTTATTGCCGAGAGAGACCGCATTGTACGATGAATTCTATACGCCCCTGTTCGCAAAACGGGGTAGGCAGCTGCCCCCATACGAGGAAGTATTGTACAACGGAACGTTCGTGCTGACAAACTCACACACTTCGTTGAGCCAGCCCATCAGTGTACCTCCGAATGTTAAAGAAATTGGAGGATATCATATCGATCCTAACACCAAGCCTCTTCCAGCG AATCTCCAAAAGATTATGGATGAGGCAAAGCATGGAGTCATATACTTCAGTATGGGAACCAATGCCAAGAGCAAAGACTGGCCAGattctttaaaaaaagaatTCTTGGAAGTATTTGGTGGATTGAAGCAAACTGTGCTATGGAAGTTTGAAGAACAATTACCAAATTTACctaaaaatgttcatattttggAGTGGGCGCCGCAGCAAAGCATTCTTG CTCATCCCAACATACGCCTTTTCATCACCCATGGCGGTCTCCTGTCCACCACCGAGACAGTCTACTTTGGAGTCCCGACGATCGTCATGCCGTACGGAGCCGACCAGCGCGTCAATGCGCTGAGAGCTGTGAACAAGGGATACGCGAAGATGGTCGACCTGTCCTATGAAATGGCTGGTGACATGAAGGTTGCCATAGAAGAAATGCTAACTAGTACAAA GTATTCTGAGAAGGTCAAAGAACTTTCAAAGTTGTACCACGACCGCCCGGTCCCCCCGGGCGCGGAGCTGGTGCACTGGGTGGAGCACGTGGTGCGCACGCGCGGCGCGCCGCATCTGCGCTCCCCCGCGCTGCTGCTGCCCTGGTACCAGAAGATCTACTTAGACTTATTAGCATTAGTTGTACTTGCTTTGTATGTTATAAAAGTAGTATTGAAATTGTTATGTAGGAAGGGAAACATAAAAGTGCCTATTACTAAAAAGAAAACgaattaa